The following nucleotide sequence is from bacterium.
GCAGCTGCGTCGCGAAGTCGGTGATCACGCGGAATGCGACGCGCTTGAGTTTCGGGGCGCCGGCCCAGTACTGGTCGTTCGCCACGAGTTCGAACTGCTGGCCGGCGTTCCACTGGCCCCACTTGAATGGGCCGGTGCCGTCGGTGTTCCGCGACATCCACTCGTTGAACTTTCCCGGTTGGGTGCCGCCGTGCGCGTCGACGGTCTTGGGATTGACGATCGCGCCGACATTCGTGGCGGCGAACAACTGGAGGAAGAACGGACACGGCCGTGTCAGCGTGACCCGTACGGTCCGCGGATCGACGACCGCGGTGCTCCCCTGATCCATGTACTTCGAGATCGTGCTGGCGGGGCCGAGATTCACGGTCAACATCCGGTTGATCGAGTACTTGACCACGTCGGCGGTCAGCGGATCGCCGGAGTGGAACCGCACGCCCTGGCGCAGCCGGAACGTGTACGTCTTGCCGTCCTTCGCGACCGTCATGTCCTCCGCGAGGTGCGGCGTCACCTCCGCGGTGCCGATCGTCTGGCCGTTCACCTGTTTCGTCTTGTACCGCACCAGCGGCTCGTAGATGTTGTCGAGCATCCACATGCTGCCCCAGTCCGTGATCGCATGGGGATCCAGGTTCACGG
It contains:
- a CDS encoding ABC transporter substrate-binding protein, with protein sequence MTAEFTRRALLRTTAVAAGAGLATRYLGVSDALAAGSIPNPETLFYGVYWEPVNLDPHAITDWGSMWMLDNIYEPLVRYKTKQVNGQTIGTAEVTPHLAEDMTVAKDGKTYTFRLRQGVRFHSGDPLTADVVKYSINRMLTVNLGPASTISKYMDQGSTAVVDPRTVRVTLTRPCPFFLQLFAATNVGAIVNPKTVDAHGGTQPGKFNEWMSRNTDGTGPFKWGQWNAGQQFELVANDQYWAGAPKLKRVAFRVITDFATQLLLLKRGELDIVYHLPPDMTAQLIGNPDIVMSRASGIGVHQIYMQNRTKPFDDVRVRQAMV